GCCACCTACCGTCAGCAGGCCGAAGCCGACGCGCAACTGACCAATGGTGCCGACGTCACCGTCACCCCCGCTCCCGGCGTCGCGGTGGCACCCGACACCGCCGCCACGCTCGCGAAGGTGCCCGGCGTGAAGGCCGTCGAACCCATTCAGCACCGCTTCGCCTACATCGGCGCCGACCTGCAAGACCTCTACGGCGTGCGCCCGGCCACCATAACCCGGGCTACCGCGCTGCAGGACAGCTACTTTCCTGGCGCCACCGCCGCCGCCCTGATGGGCACCCTGGGGGCCAAACCCGATTCCATCCTCGTCTCGGCCGAGACCGTCAAGGACTTCCAGCTGCAGCTCGGCGATCCGGTGACATTGCGGATCACCGACACGGCCACCCACCAACCCCGTCCTGTCACCTTCCACTACGTCGGGGTGGTCAACGAGTTCCCCACCGCCCCCAAGGACAGCTTCTTCGTCGCCAACGCCAGCTACGTTGCCGCCCAAACCGGATCGGGTGCACCCGGCGCCTTCCTGGTCGACACCGGAGGCACCGACAGCGCCGCCATCGCTGCTCGCATCCAGAGCATGGTCGGCACCTCCGCGACCGTCACCGACATCGCCACCGTCCGAAACACGGTCGGATCGAGCCTGACCTCAGTGGACCTCGCCGGACTCACCCGCATCGAACTGTCCTTCGCCTTGGTGCTCGCCGTCGGCGCGGGCGGGCTGGTGCTGGCTCTCGGACTGTCCGAACGACGCCGGACCTACGCCATCGCCACCGCACTCGGCGCGAAGTCGACACACCTGCGCGCCATGATCTTCAGCGAAACCGGCGTGATCACCGTCGTCGGGATCTCCGCCGGCGCCGTGACCGGATCGGTGCTGTCGGTGATGCTGGTGAAGGTACTCACCGGTGTGTTCGACCCACCGCCGGACACGATCGCCGTCCCCTGGCTCTACTTGGGGTCGGTCACCGCCCTCACGGTCGGTGCGCTGGCCGTCGTCAGCACCGTCGCCGTCGTCGCGGCCCACCGGCCCGCCATCCCCGTCATTCGCGACCTCTGATGGGCAGCAGGTCCGGCGGCCCGACCTGTCACACATGACCTTGCCGCTGCTGGGTCCGCTGAGCCTGACGGGTTTCCAGAACCCGTGGTTCTTCCTGTTCGTCCTCGTCGTGATCGGACTGGTCGCGCTCTATGTCAGCCTGCAGGTCGCCCGTCAGAAGCGGATGCTGCGATTCGCCAACATGGAGCTGTTGGACAGCGTGGCACCCACGCGCCCGACGCGCTGGCGCCACCTGCCAGCGATCCTGCTGGTGTCCTCGCTGGTGCTCTTCACCGTCGCGATGGCCGGCCCGACCAACGACGTCCGGACACCACGCAACCGCGCCGTCGTAATGCTCGTGATCGACGTATCGCAGTCGATGCGGGCCACCGACGTCGCGCCCAGCAGGCTGGCCGCCGCGCAGGAGGCCGCCACACAGTTCGCCGACCAACTGACCCCCGGAATCAACCTCGGACTCATCGCCTTCGCAGGCACCGCGACGGTGCTGGTGTCACCCACGACCAACCGCGACGCGACCAAGGCCGCGATCGACAAGCTGCAACTGGCCGACCGCACCGCGACCGGCGAGGCCATCTTCACGGCGTTACAGGCGATCTCCACCGTCAGCGCGGTGATCGGAGGCGGCGACACGCCGCCGCCAGCGCGGATCGTACTGATGTCCGACGGCAAGGAAACAGTCCCGTCGACGCCGGACAACCCGAAGGGCGCCTACACCGCCGCCCGCACCGCCAACGACCAAGGCGTCCCCATCGCGACCGTGTCGTTCGGCACCAAGCACGGCCACGTCGATCTCAACGGCCAGCGCCTGCCCGTGCCGGTCGACGATGAGATGCTCAAGAAGATCGCCGAACTGTCCGGCGGCCAGTCCTACACCGCATCCAGCCTGGCGGAGCTCAAAGCAGTCTTCACCACCCTCCAGGAGCAGGTCGGCTACGAGACCATCAAGGGCGACGCCAGCGCGGGCTGGCTACGCCTCGGCGCGGTCATGCTGACAGTAGCGGCACTAGCTGCCCTGCTGCTCAACCGGCGGCTGCCCGCCTGACGCCGTCTAGGTGCGATGTCCAGGGAGGTTGGTCAGTCGGCTGATCGGTGGGAGGCCACCGAGCGGACTGCGACGTCGTTGAGTGTTGACGCCGTTGAGTGTTGTGGTGCTCGAGCCAGGGAGCAAGTGCTTCAGCGGATTTGGCGTTGGTGGTGAACACTTGCTTGTTGGCCAACTCGGTCTGCGGGTGTGCCTCCTAAATTGAGACTTCCTGCGGTAAGTCGGGTCCGTCGCGAAAGTCAATCGGTGGCATGACTGACGACACCCAGCGACCGCCGCAGCGCGTGAGTAGCTCCCAGACTTCTTTGCCGCGGCCTCGCCCACCGGTGATCCCTCGCCGTCCCCGGCAGTGGCATCGCCGTGCCAGCTCTCAGCAGCGACGGCTGGCCCGCGACGCGGCGCCTCGATCGGCAGATTCGAAGAGCAGAAGACATCGACAGGCCGACGAGCGCTAGATCCACGACGGCAGCCGTAGTGAATGCACTCGAAGATCGTTGTGCGACGGAACTTCTCATCAACGACGTACCGCAAGCTGCCGTTCGCGTCGCGGATACCGCACCATGCGGACAAGGCCCATTTCAGTTGCGGCCCCGGCGATTCAATGCGCGATCTCAGTTGAGGACAAGCTCTGATTTCACCTTCAGCCGCGCTCAGCGAAACTTCAGCGCCGGAGGCGCACAGTGGTTATTAGCAGCCAAACCAGTTGTGCTGCAGATATTTCGGCGCATGCCGTGAACGATAGGTCACGGTGCGCGCTCATCACGCGATTAGGAGCAGTCATGAAGGGTTTCGTCATAACCGCCATCACCGCAGCAACGCTCGGGGCCGCAACGCTGGGACTCGCCGGCCCGGCGGCAGCGGCAGCAGGGCCCACGGGCCCCTCATCGGTCACCGATACCATCAAGAACCTCGAATCCCACGGTAACGAGGTCATCATGACCAAACTCAGCGGCGGCGCACTGACAGGGAAGTGCTCGGTGGTGTCGGTGCGGGACGGCCAAGAGACGTCAGCGAAGAGCTCGAAAATCCACGGCAAATACCTGCCCCAGTCGGTTCACTCGACGATGTACGTCGACGTTCGCTGCTGATCGTCATCTGCCAGGAGGGCAGCGGCGAGATTGTGCGCTCCCGATCCGCAAGCACCGCAAGGGGTCTGCCCGAGCGGACCTACTGTCTGGCCAGGAATTCCGCGCCGTGCCGCCGTGGCGCCGTCAACGATTCCATCGCCAGGGCGTGCTGAACGGGAACGCAGGGTGAGGGGACCCCACGAAGTCCTGCGGGGTCAGCACTACCCCTTCAGTTTCGTCGGTTCGCCACCCGCGTCCTCGCCGAAGTCGCTCCACTGACGCCATCGAGCTCAGCGTCCCCACAGCTCACCGATGCCAAAATAGGGTCCAGCAGACACCGCACCCCTTGCGACGTCGGGTAGGGAGACGACCAGCAGGATGCGCCGCCCGCCGAGACACCCGCCTTTGCCGTCGCGACGCCACCGGCGTGGTGGGTGTGAGCTGGACCGGAGACTGCGGTCGGTGCGCCCTCCCCCCAAGGCGCGCCGACCGCTTCCGACCGGCTGACGGCGGAGACCGCTCGAGGAACGGAGACTGGTAGAGGTGAAGGTTCTCATCGTCGAGGACGAACCCCGGTTCGCGGCGACCCTGAGTATGGGGCTGCGCGCCGAGGGCTTCGTCGTCGTGCACGCCGACAATGGCCTCGATGGCCTGTGGGAGGCGACCGAGAACACCTTCGACGTGATCGTGCTCGACATCATGCTCCCCGGCTTGAATGGTTACGAGGTACTGCGAAAGCTGCGAGCTCGGGAGGTGTGGACACCGGTCTTGATGTTGACGGCGAAGGATGGTGACTACGACCAGACCGACGCCTTCGACCTGGGCGCCGATGACTATTTGAGCAAGCCTGCCGCGTTCATCGTGCTGTTGGCGCGGCTGCGGGCACTGGTGCGTCGCGGTGCCCCCGCGCGTCCCGTCGTGCTGACAGCCGGGACGCTGTCGCTCGATCCGGCGCGTCGCCTCGTGCAGCGCGGTAGCACGCCCATCGAGTTGACGCCGCGCGAGTACGGCGTTCTGGAGTACCTGATGCGACACAAGGACACGGTGGTCACCAAGAACGAGATGCTGCAGCACGTGTGGGACGCCCACTACGCCGGGGCTGACAACGTCGTCGAGGTGTACATCGGTTACGTACGCCGCAAGATCGACACACCGTTTGGTACCACCAGCATTCAGACGATCCGTGGCGCAGGCTACCGGTTGGATTCCGAAGCGTCCTTGAGCGGCAACTGAACCGTCACCAATGCTCCGCCGCCGGGCCGGTCCCCGACCGTGACGATACCTCCATGTGCGGCAACGATTTCGGACACGATCGCCAACCCGAGGCCCGTACCACCGCCGGTGCGGGCGCGGTCGGGGTCGAGGCGCACGAACCTGTCGAAGACACGGGTCCGGTCGGCTTGCGGAATGCCTGGCCCGTCATCACCGACCGTGACGACCGCGTTGGGCCCGTCGGGTCGGACCCGAAGCTCGATGAGTGACGTAGCATGCCGTTCGGCGTTCTCGAGCAGGTTGCGCAGCACCCGCGAGAGACCACCAGGATCGCCGACCAGACGCGTGGGCACCAGTTCGGCGTCGATCATGATGCCCGACTCCCGCAGTGAACGTCCCATCTCATCGGAAGCGATGTCATCGAGGTCGACGTCCTTGCGGCGCAACGTGAGTCCGCGTTCGTCGGCGCGGGCGAGCAGCAGCAGGTCCTCGACGAGGGCTTTCATCCGGTGTGCCTCTGGCCTCAGAGTGGAGGCCGCAAGCTCCTCGTTGAGCAACTCGGGGTGGATTGCGGCGACGTCGAGGGCGGAGATCATCGCCGCTACGGGGCTGCGCAGCTCGTGCGACGCGTCGCCGACGAACCGGCGCTGGGCCTCGTGGCCAGACTCGATACGGGCCAGCATCTCGTTCATCGTGATCGCCAGCGCCGAGATCTCGTCGACGTTGTTCGAGACGGGAACGCGCTCGGCCAGGTCGGATGCACTGATCTCGGCGACCCTCGCTCGAATCTCATCGACGGATCGAAGCGAACGCCGCACCAACAGGAAGCTGACCGCAGCCGCAACAGCGGTGACGAGGGGTGCGGCCCCGGCAAGCAGGAGAAGCACCGTCTTGACCGTCGATTCGACGGCTTCGCTGCCGGCGCCGACGAGGATCGTGTAGCCGCTTGACGTGCCGCTGTCCACGATCTGGCCGCTGATGCGCATGTCCCCGGTGGCCGACGCGTGATCGGGCAGTCCGATCTGCAAC
This genomic stretch from Mycolicibacterium fluoranthenivorans harbors:
- a CDS encoding VWA domain-containing protein is translated as MTLPLLGPLSLTGFQNPWFFLFVLVVIGLVALYVSLQVARQKRMLRFANMELLDSVAPTRPTRWRHLPAILLVSSLVLFTVAMAGPTNDVRTPRNRAVVMLVIDVSQSMRATDVAPSRLAAAQEAATQFADQLTPGINLGLIAFAGTATVLVSPTTNRDATKAAIDKLQLADRTATGEAIFTALQAISTVSAVIGGGDTPPPARIVLMSDGKETVPSTPDNPKGAYTAARTANDQGVPIATVSFGTKHGHVDLNGQRLPVPVDDEMLKKIAELSGGQSYTASSLAELKAVFTTLQEQVGYETIKGDASAGWLRLGAVMLTVAALAALLLNRRLPA
- a CDS encoding HAMP domain-containing sensor histidine kinase — translated: MPKLRRPRTWWRPRYWGISARSAFVSATVVLVAFVIAGTGLAAILYSSLLAGIDDAAAGRVRDVVAALQFDPVTELDPSLLATDQRIVAVQVIDPFGTVIQHSQSAPDTPLIGAGTIGATLQIGLPDHASATGDMRISGQIVDSGTSSGYTILVGAGSEAVESTVKTVLLLLAGAAPLVTAVAAAVSFLLVRRSLRSVDEIRARVAEISASDLAERVPVSNNVDEISALAITMNEMLARIESGHEAQRRFVGDASHELRSPVAAMISALDVAAIHPELLNEELAASTLRPEAHRMKALVEDLLLLARADERGLTLRRKDVDLDDIASDEMGRSLRESGIMIDAELVPTRLVGDPGGLSRVLRNLLENAERHATSLIELRVRPDGPNAVVTVGDDGPGIPQADRTRVFDRFVRLDPDRARTGGGTGLGLAIVSEIVAAHGGIVTVGDRPGGGALVTVQLPLKDASESNR
- a CDS encoding response regulator transcription factor, translating into MKVLIVEDEPRFAATLSMGLRAEGFVVVHADNGLDGLWEATENTFDVIVLDIMLPGLNGYEVLRKLRAREVWTPVLMLTAKDGDYDQTDAFDLGADDYLSKPAAFIVLLARLRALVRRGAPARPVVLTAGTLSLDPARRLVQRGSTPIELTPREYGVLEYLMRHKDTVVTKNEMLQHVWDAHYAGADNVVEVYIGYVRRKIDTPFGTTSIQTIRGAGYRLDSEASLSGN